The Chloroflexota bacterium genome contains a region encoding:
- a CDS encoding pyridoxal-phosphate dependent enzyme has product MTERRLAEAPSTTFAEGLATRVGFALTQAIHRERLDDYALVGESEMRAAKRLLLEKTHNLAEAAGAASLAAALQIKDRLRGRYFARILNGGHSSIQQLKDALAD; this is encoded by the coding sequence TTGACGGAGCGCAGGTTGGCCGAAGCGCCGTCGACAACCTTCGCGGAAGGACTGGCAACGCGTGTCGGCTTCGCGCTGACCCAAGCGATTCACCGCGAGCGCCTCGACGATTATGCCCTCGTCGGCGAGTCCGAGATGCGGGCGGCGAAGCGATTACTGCTGGAGAAAACGCATAACCTGGCGGAAGCGGCTGGGGCGGCATCGTTGGCCGCCGCTTTGCAGATCAAGGACCGATTGCGAGGCCGGTACTTCGCGCGGATTCTAAACGGAGGGCATAGCTCGATACAGCAGTTGAAAGACGCGTTGGCAGACTGA
- a CDS encoding DUF5317 domain-containing protein — translation MRAIYLPFVALGVQAWALRGDDGSHRLGLMALSFVLLFAFTWQNRKHRPMLLLLAGLLLNMAPMLLHNGYMPITPETLATLFPSAPENWPLGLVRPGSKDIVASAADSPLWFLGDVFALASPFPMPTAFSIGDLVIMGGYLWSAIHFTGQTTSLPVTAK, via the coding sequence GTGCGCGCGATTTACCTGCCGTTTGTCGCGTTGGGCGTTCAAGCATGGGCGCTGCGTGGGGATGACGGCAGCCATCGTTTAGGCTTGATGGCGTTGTCGTTTGTGCTGCTCTTCGCATTTACGTGGCAGAACCGCAAGCATCGGCCGATGCTTTTATTGCTGGCCGGCCTGCTGCTCAACATGGCGCCCATGCTACTTCATAATGGGTACATGCCGATCACACCAGAGACGCTGGCGACCCTTTTTCCCTCGGCGCCCGAGAACTGGCCTCTTGGGCTGGTTCGCCCAGGTTCCAAAGATATCGTGGCAAGTGCAGCCGACTCGCCACTCTGGTTCCTGGGTGACGTTTTCGCGCTCGCTTCTCCATTTCCGATGCCGACCGCTTTCAGCATAGGCGATCTGGTCATCATGGGCGGCTACCTATGGTCAGCTATACATTTTACGGGGCAGACTACAAGCCTACCCGTTACAGCGAAATAG
- a CDS encoding GAF domain-containing protein: protein METRLQILYLDDEPNDARQVRETLASAGVDCDVLRVETREQFGAAVAQGGFDLILSDIALSSFDGLSALALARQDRPNVPFIFVSGALGEEVAIESLKNGATDYVLKEKLARLAPITRRALREAADQRERTQAEDALRRSHNLLNLTGQMAEVGGWEVDLDTQTLSWTDEVYRVHEVDPATRPSVAEAINFYAPEARPVITAALQAAMDSGTPWDLELPLITATGRPIWVRAQGAAERRAGRVVRLHGVFQDITKRRRAEESLRQRLAELEALHTISAALRVAQTRDEALPILLDETLAALETDAGAIWLYYGDSDELRPAVERGWFQQWGQTPMKPGEGIAGTVLASGHVHHSAEFRSDPLACAMTRAQAPAGWSGACLPIRTDMTTVGVLYVSVPPMRHIAPQQLKLLESLAEMGGAALHRMRLHEETVHHLEQLQALHSIDRVITASMDLRMTLSVLLEHVQTQLRVDATAVLLLNPHSKTLEYASGRGFRTHYAQAVHVRVGEDFAGRAVVERRMVHVTDAATTPADLHLAAMWQREGLAAYFGVPLIAKGQVKGVLEVFHRTPLTPDPLWLDFLETLAGQAAIAIDNAQLFENLQRSNLNLSRAYDATIEGWSRALDLRDKETEGHTQRVTTLTLRLARSMGLSDGALVHVQRGALLHDIGKMGVPDSILLKPGPLSESEWALMRRHPVYAHEMLAPIDYLQPALDIPYCHHEKWDGTGYPRGIRGDQIPMPARIFAVADVWDALRSDRPYRRAWPEAKVLAHIRAQTGQHFDPRVVEAFLAEHGTL, encoded by the coding sequence ATGGAGACGCGCCTGCAGATTCTGTACCTCGACGACGAACCGAATGACGCCCGGCAAGTGCGGGAGACTCTAGCCTCAGCAGGCGTCGACTGCGACGTGCTGCGGGTCGAAACGCGCGAGCAGTTCGGGGCGGCCGTAGCCCAGGGTGGATTTGACCTCATCCTGTCTGATATTGCGTTATCCTCGTTTGATGGTCTCAGCGCCCTCGCGCTGGCGCGGCAGGATCGCCCCAACGTGCCTTTCATCTTCGTCTCAGGCGCGCTGGGCGAAGAGGTTGCGATCGAAAGCCTGAAAAACGGCGCCACCGACTACGTGCTCAAAGAGAAGCTGGCGCGGCTGGCGCCCATCACACGGCGCGCCCTGCGCGAAGCCGCAGACCAACGGGAACGCACGCAGGCGGAAGACGCGCTGCGCCGTTCGCACAACCTGCTCAACCTCACCGGGCAGATGGCCGAGGTCGGCGGCTGGGAAGTGGATCTGGACACGCAGACCCTGAGTTGGACCGACGAGGTCTATCGCGTCCACGAGGTCGATCCGGCCACCCGGCCAAGCGTGGCCGAGGCGATCAATTTCTACGCTCCGGAGGCGCGGCCGGTCATCACCGCCGCTTTGCAGGCCGCCATGGACTCCGGCACACCGTGGGATCTTGAACTGCCGCTGATTACCGCGACGGGCCGTCCGATCTGGGTGCGCGCCCAGGGTGCAGCCGAACGACGCGCCGGTCGGGTTGTTCGCTTGCACGGCGTCTTTCAGGATATCACCAAGCGCCGGCGCGCGGAAGAAAGCCTGCGCCAGCGATTAGCCGAACTTGAGGCGCTGCACACCATCTCTGCAGCACTGCGCGTGGCGCAGACCCGCGACGAAGCTCTGCCAATTCTGCTGGACGAAACGCTGGCCGCACTGGAAACCGACGCCGGCGCCATCTGGCTGTATTATGGCGACAGCGACGAACTGCGCCCCGCCGTCGAACGCGGCTGGTTTCAGCAATGGGGCCAAACCCCGATGAAACCGGGCGAAGGCATCGCCGGAACGGTTCTTGCCAGCGGGCACGTCCACCACTCCGCCGAATTTCGCAGCGACCCGCTCGCGTGCGCTATGACCCGCGCACAGGCGCCCGCTGGCTGGAGCGGCGCATGCCTGCCGATCCGAACGGACATGACAACGGTCGGGGTGCTGTACGTCTCCGTGCCACCCATGCGGCACATTGCGCCACAGCAACTGAAGCTGCTCGAGTCCTTGGCGGAGATGGGCGGCGCCGCCCTGCACCGCATGCGCTTGCATGAAGAGACCGTGCACCACCTCGAGCAATTGCAGGCGCTGCACAGCATTGACCGCGTCATCACGGCCAGCATGGATTTGCGCATGACGCTCAGCGTCCTGTTGGAGCACGTCCAGACGCAATTGCGCGTGGATGCCACGGCCGTGTTACTACTCAATCCCCACAGCAAGACGTTGGAATACGCCAGTGGGCGCGGCTTTCGCACCCACTACGCACAGGCGGTCCACGTCCGCGTGGGAGAGGATTTCGCCGGCCGCGCCGTGGTCGAGCGTCGCATGGTGCACGTGACCGATGCGGCCACGACGCCGGCGGATCTTCACCTGGCGGCGATGTGGCAGCGCGAAGGCCTGGCGGCCTACTTTGGCGTGCCGCTGATCGCCAAAGGGCAGGTCAAGGGCGTGCTGGAAGTGTTCCACCGCACACCGCTGACCCCCGACCCGCTCTGGCTGGATTTTCTTGAGACGCTCGCCGGTCAAGCGGCGATAGCCATTGACAATGCCCAACTTTTCGAGAACCTGCAGCGCTCCAACCTGAACCTCTCGCGCGCCTACGACGCTACGATTGAAGGCTGGTCGCGCGCGCTCGATTTGCGCGACAAGGAGACTGAGGGGCACACCCAGCGCGTCACCACGCTGACGTTGCGGTTGGCGCGCTCCATGGGACTGAGCGACGGCGCCTTGGTGCACGTGCAACGGGGCGCGCTGCTGCACGACATCGGCAAGATGGGTGTGCCGGACAGTATCCTGCTCAAGCCGGGCCCACTGAGCGAATCGGAATGGGCACTGATGCGCAGGCACCCGGTCTATGCCCACGAGATGCTCGCGCCGATTGATTACCTGCAGCCGGCGCTCGACATCCCATACTGTCATCACGAGAAATGGGACGGCACCGGCTACCCGCGCGGGATACGGGGCGACCAAATTCCAATGCCGGCGCGCATCTTCGCAGTGGCCGACGTGTGGGATGCACTGCGCTCCGATCGACCCTACCGCCGGGCTTGGCCGGAAGCGAAGGTGCTGGCGCACATCCGAGCGCAGACAGGGCAGCACTTCGACCCGCGCGTGGTGGAGGCATTCCTGGCCGAACACGGTACGCTCTGA